The proteins below come from a single Mucilaginibacter mali genomic window:
- a CDS encoding outer membrane beta-barrel family protein, which translates to MKKLLLILLCSFALRVSAQVPAKTIVIAGMVADSVTNKPIGFATIALIDATTKKPVKSTLTKDDGTFKINGLAPKPYTISFICVGYQTKQQAVTGTDDFMANTRLAPSNSQLKEVAVTAVKPLMKQEVDRLSYDVQADPESKAITALDMMRKVPLLSVDASDEIKLRGSGSYKILLNGKESALMARSPSDILKAMPASNIVKIEVITSPPAKYEAEGLAGIINIITVKNGAQGYNGSVNSNYNTVNGYRFNLNTTVKQGKFGLNFFTGYQKRPEMAAPFDNTTSFTQSKTSLYQFGDRVNGNHNYYTNAELSYEIDTLNLIAGTVNYFDNAGIQGADQYTRLFNAANAPAAFYSDISNGNGGGKGIDAGINYQLGFKHNKNQLLTASYKYSNADNNQFNDVLTTQPGQANYRQYNSSGAKEYTTQLDYIHPLKVLTFEAGGKMILRNNFSNFNKDTLSNTGYHTDPKQTNNFTYHQNVYALYNSYTLKFTQWVVKGGLRFERTNIDANFATSAGGVFSQYYINVVPSISAQRVINNVSSVNFGFTQRIQRPNINQLNPFTNQANPLYISVGNPNLRPAVNNNFELSYGSSRKGSVNLSASYSFANNTIENVSSVSGNVTTQSFANVGKKKQLGLDANINYPFTNRLNVNVNAEVLHIWLEGAYNGQLYKNKGYQGHMFTYVGYRFDKGYRAGLNLDFDSRYVLLQGIDNYWLGGGANVSKDLFKGKGNIGIMIRNPFKRFIQLDYLTRTNDFTTMANNYMLFRMAGINFNYRFGKLNSEIKKNQRGINNDDTSGGGRN; encoded by the coding sequence ATGAAGAAACTTTTACTTATCCTGCTGTGCAGCTTTGCGCTGCGGGTTAGCGCGCAGGTACCTGCCAAAACTATTGTAATAGCGGGAATGGTGGCCGATTCTGTTACTAATAAGCCCATAGGCTTTGCCACCATTGCCCTTATAGATGCCACCACCAAAAAGCCGGTAAAAAGCACCCTTACCAAAGACGACGGTACGTTTAAAATAAACGGCCTTGCCCCCAAACCCTATACCATTTCCTTTATCTGCGTTGGTTATCAAACCAAACAACAAGCAGTTACCGGTACTGATGATTTTATGGCTAATACACGCCTGGCGCCATCTAACAGTCAGCTGAAGGAAGTTGCCGTAACTGCCGTAAAACCGCTGATGAAGCAGGAGGTAGACCGCCTGAGCTATGATGTGCAGGCCGACCCAGAAAGTAAGGCCATTACCGCGCTGGATATGATGCGCAAAGTGCCGCTGCTATCGGTCGACGCGTCGGACGAGATCAAGTTACGCGGCAGCGGGAGTTATAAGATACTGCTGAATGGTAAGGAATCGGCTTTGATGGCCCGTAGCCCATCGGATATATTAAAGGCCATGCCGGCCAGCAACATTGTGAAAATAGAGGTGATCACATCGCCACCGGCTAAATACGAGGCAGAGGGTTTGGCGGGTATCATCAACATCATTACCGTAAAAAATGGGGCGCAGGGGTATAATGGCTCTGTTAACAGTAATTACAACACGGTGAATGGCTATCGCTTCAATTTAAATACAACAGTTAAGCAGGGGAAATTTGGCTTAAACTTTTTTACCGGCTACCAAAAACGCCCCGAAATGGCTGCGCCGTTTGATAATACTACCTCGTTCACGCAATCTAAAACATCGCTGTACCAATTTGGCGATAGGGTGAATGGTAATCATAACTATTATACCAACGCCGAATTAAGCTACGAGATAGATACGCTGAACCTGATAGCCGGTACGGTTAACTACTTTGATAACGCGGGTATTCAGGGGGCCGATCAGTACACACGGTTGTTTAATGCCGCTAATGCGCCGGCCGCGTTTTATAGTGACATCAGCAATGGGAATGGCGGCGGCAAGGGGATAGACGCGGGTATTAATTATCAACTGGGTTTTAAGCATAACAAAAACCAGTTGCTAACAGCATCGTACAAATACAGTAATGCCGATAATAACCAGTTTAATGATGTGCTGACCACACAACCCGGTCAGGCTAACTATCGCCAGTATAATAGTTCGGGCGCTAAGGAGTATACTACCCAGCTGGATTATATCCATCCGTTAAAAGTGCTCACCTTTGAAGCTGGGGGTAAAATGATACTGCGCAATAACTTCAGTAATTTTAATAAGGATACGCTGAGCAATACCGGCTACCATACCGATCCAAAGCAAACCAATAATTTCACCTACCATCAAAACGTATACGCGCTGTATAACTCGTACACCCTGAAGTTTACCCAATGGGTGGTTAAAGGGGGCCTGCGTTTCGAGCGTACCAATATCGATGCCAATTTTGCCACATCGGCAGGCGGGGTGTTTAGCCAGTATTATATCAATGTGGTGCCGTCTATTTCGGCGCAGCGTGTTATAAACAACGTGAGCAGCGTTAACTTTGGTTTTACACAGCGGATCCAGCGGCCTAATATCAACCAGCTTAATCCTTTTACCAACCAGGCCAACCCGCTTTATATCAGCGTTGGCAACCCTAACTTAAGGCCGGCGGTAAATAATAACTTCGAGTTGAGTTACGGCTCGTCGCGCAAAGGATCGGTAAACCTGAGCGCCAGCTACTCTTTTGCTAATAATACTATCGAGAATGTGAGCAGCGTGAGTGGCAACGTCACCACCCAAAGCTTTGCCAATGTGGGTAAAAAGAAGCAGTTGGGGTTGGATGCTAATATTAATTATCCTTTTACCAACAGGCTAAACGTAAATGTAAACGCCGAGGTGTTGCACATTTGGCTGGAGGGTGCCTACAATGGGCAGCTTTACAAAAACAAAGGTTACCAGGGCCATATGTTCACCTACGTGGGCTATCGGTTTGATAAGGGCTATCGTGCAGGCCTTAATCTTGATTTCGATAGCCGCTACGTATTGCTGCAAGGGATTGATAACTACTGGTTGGGCGGTGGTGCCAACGTATCTAAGGACCTGTTTAAAGGTAAGGGCAATATCGGTATCATGATCCGGAACCCGTTCAAGCGGTTTATCCAGCTTGATTATTTAACCCGCACCAACGATTTTACCACCATGGCCAACAACTATATGTTGTTCCGCATGGCAGGTATTAACTTTAATTACCGCTTTGGCAAGCTGAACAGTGAGATCAAGAAAAATCAGCGGGGTATTAATAATGATGATACCAGCGGTGGCGGCAGAAATTAG
- the pth gene encoding aminoacyl-tRNA hydrolase: MKYLIVGLGNIGQEYADTRHNAGFMVLDQLAKEESLHFYNMRLAYYTELKYKGRMLHLIKPTTYMNLSGKAVNHWMKELKIPIENVLVIVDEIALPFGKLRLKPKGSAAGHNGLKNIELALGTDQYARLRFGVGDNYPKGRQVDYVLSGFDDDELPEIPGMIDKSIEIIKSFATIGTELTMTKFNNK; this comes from the coding sequence ATGAAATACTTAATAGTAGGTTTAGGAAACATCGGCCAGGAATATGCCGATACGCGCCACAACGCGGGCTTTATGGTGCTGGATCAGTTGGCTAAGGAGGAAAGCCTGCATTTTTACAATATGCGCCTGGCCTATTATACCGAGCTTAAGTATAAGGGCCGCATGCTGCACCTGATAAAACCTACCACCTACATGAACCTGAGCGGCAAGGCCGTTAATCATTGGATGAAAGAGCTGAAGATCCCTATCGAAAATGTGCTGGTGATAGTAGATGAGATAGCGCTGCCATTTGGCAAGCTACGCCTGAAGCCCAAGGGCAGCGCAGCCGGCCATAACGGATTGAAGAATATAGAACTGGCATTAGGCACCGATCAGTACGCCCGGCTGCGTTTTGGTGTTGGCGATAATTACCCCAAGGGCCGCCAGGTTGATTACGTTTTGAGCGGTTTTGACGACGACGAATTACCCGAGATCCCGGGTATGATCGATAAGTCTATAGAGATCATTAAAAGCTTCGCTACCATCGGCACCGAACTGACGATGACCAAATTCAACAATAAATAA
- a CDS encoding DUF4276 family protein has product MIRAIYFIAEGATEVEFIENCLRRYFADRGIYDIRGFDMGGSNSYDRYKYDVITFLNKEHDIIVTSLIDYYRLPNNFPGYSESHRLNGNEQKVAFIEEQISENINNSRFVPYIQLHEFEALLFTDIKGFSDIPGCDKKIVAELKSIIDQYPNPELINDGANTAPSKRLKIIEGYKKPLYGAYIALDNGLESIINKCPRFKAWLDKLEAKVASQGY; this is encoded by the coding sequence ATGATAAGGGCTATCTATTTCATTGCTGAGGGAGCTACTGAAGTTGAGTTTATTGAGAATTGCTTACGTCGTTATTTTGCTGACAGAGGAATATATGATATACGGGGTTTTGATATGGGTGGGTCTAATAGTTACGATAGATATAAATATGATGTTATAACATTCTTAAATAAAGAACACGATATAATTGTGACAAGCCTGATCGACTATTATAGATTACCTAATAATTTTCCTGGCTATAGTGAATCTCATCGACTTAATGGGAATGAGCAAAAAGTAGCATTTATTGAGGAGCAAATAAGCGAAAACATTAACAATAGTAGGTTTGTACCGTACATTCAGTTACATGAGTTTGAGGCGTTGTTATTTACCGATATAAAAGGGTTTAGTGATATACCAGGCTGTGACAAAAAAATAGTAGCAGAATTAAAATCAATAATAGATCAATATCCAAACCCAGAATTAATAAATGATGGTGCCAATACAGCGCCGTCGAAAAGATTAAAAATTATAGAAGGGTATAAAAAACCACTATATGGAGCGTACATAGCATTAGATAATGGATTAGAATCCATCATAAATAAATGTCCACGATTCAAAGCGTGGTTGGACAAGCTTGAAGCAAAAGTAGCTTCTCAAGGATATTGA